One region of Verrucomicrobiota bacterium genomic DNA includes:
- a CDS encoding DUF3782 domain-containing protein, which translates to MSAQNETDRLLKETAEQQKDTDRRMKETDRLIKENAEQQKETDRLIKETAKQQKDTDRRMKETDRQMKETDLQLKELGKQIGGLGNKFGDFAEGMAMPSLMEILAKRFGADQIVETKRLRKGADEVKSILTRRELDKFIRNLRRFYQFLPQFKGYRLYGVLAAVESSQEMDAAALAEGVCLARMHGDIFRLKVPRNFQPKDCSI; encoded by the coding sequence GTGTCGGCTCAAAACGAAACCGACCGCCTATTGAAGGAAACGGCCGAGCAACAGAAGGACACCGATCGCCGGATGAAGGAAACCGACCGACTGATCAAGGAGAATGCCGAGCAGCAGAAGGAAACAGACCGGCTGATCAAGGAGACAGCCAAGCAACAGAAGGACACCGACCGCCGGATGAAAGAGACCGATCGTCAGATGAAAGAAACTGACCTGCAGCTCAAAGAACTGGGCAAACAGATCGGTGGTCTGGGCAATAAGTTCGGCGACTTCGCGGAGGGCATGGCGATGCCTTCATTGATGGAGATTCTGGCCAAACGGTTCGGTGCCGATCAAATCGTCGAGACCAAACGTTTGCGCAAAGGCGCGGACGAGGTCAAGAGTATCCTGACCCGGCGGGAGCTGGACAAATTCATTCGGAACTTGCGGCGGTTCTACCAGTTTCTTCCCCAATTCAAAGGTTATCGGTTGTATGGCGTCCTGGCGGCCGTCGAAAGCAGCCAGGAAATGGACGCGGCCGCGTTAGCGGAAGGAGTCTGTCTTGCGCGGATGCACGGCGATATTTTCAGATTGAAAGTGCCTCGGAACTTTCAACCGAAGGATTGCTCGATCTAG